A genomic region of Raphanus sativus cultivar WK10039 chromosome 6, ASM80110v3, whole genome shotgun sequence contains the following coding sequences:
- the LOC108810987 gene encoding protein LAZY 3 isoform X2: MKIFSWVQRRLSGKKHETISDSSLESSGPALSKDLQSWPQDEETFLAIGTLGNNIISKEEVEEDADSSKDLTAVNTDVTIGKKKSLSFLLKKMFVCTSGFKTPPPLLDLSRDSLPNTRMEKMLRTILNKKIHPQRSNAIAKKYLENHKIIDEARSSVEAKKWVKTDSE; the protein is encoded by the exons ATGAAG ATTTTTAGTTGGGTTCAGAGAAGACTTAGTGGAAAGAAGCATGAGACAATTTCTGATTCTT CTCTAGAATCATCAGGGCCTGCTTTAAGTAAAGACCTCCAAAGTTGGCCTCAAGATGAAGAAACCTTCTTAGCTATTGGAACACTTGGAAACAATATCATCTCCAAGGAAGAAGTGGAAGAAGACGCAGATTCTAGCAAAGATCTCACTGCAGTCAACACAGATGTTACAATCGGAAAGAAGAAATCACTCTCGTTTCTTCTCAAGAAGATGTTTGTTTGCACAAGTGGCTTCAAAACTCCACCTCCTCTTCTTGATTTATCTAGAGATTCATTGCCTAATACAAGAATGGAAAAG ATGCTAAGGACAATACTTAACAAGAAGATACATCCACAACGTTCAAATGCTATAGCAAAGAAATATTTGGAGAATCATAAGATTATAGATGAAGCTCGTTCAAGTGTGGAGGCAAAGAAATGGGTCAAGACTGATTCTGAAT GA
- the LOC108810987 gene encoding protein LAZY 3 isoform X1: MKIFSWVQRRLSGKKHETISDSSLESSGPALSKDLQSWPQDEETFLAIGTLGNNIISKEEVEEDADSSKDLTAVNTDVTIGKKKSLSFLLKKMFVCTSGFKTPPPLLDLSRDSLPNTRMEKMLRTILNKKIHPQRSNAIAKKYLENHKIIDEARSSVEAKKWVKTDSEYIVLEM, from the exons ATGAAG ATTTTTAGTTGGGTTCAGAGAAGACTTAGTGGAAAGAAGCATGAGACAATTTCTGATTCTT CTCTAGAATCATCAGGGCCTGCTTTAAGTAAAGACCTCCAAAGTTGGCCTCAAGATGAAGAAACCTTCTTAGCTATTGGAACACTTGGAAACAATATCATCTCCAAGGAAGAAGTGGAAGAAGACGCAGATTCTAGCAAAGATCTCACTGCAGTCAACACAGATGTTACAATCGGAAAGAAGAAATCACTCTCGTTTCTTCTCAAGAAGATGTTTGTTTGCACAAGTGGCTTCAAAACTCCACCTCCTCTTCTTGATTTATCTAGAGATTCATTGCCTAATACAAGAATGGAAAAG ATGCTAAGGACAATACTTAACAAGAAGATACATCCACAACGTTCAAATGCTATAGCAAAGAAATATTTGGAGAATCATAAGATTATAGATGAAGCTCGTTCAAGTGTGGAGGCAAAGAAATGGGTCAAGACTGATTCTGAAT ATATTGTCTTGGAGATGTAG
- the LOC108813701 gene encoding uncharacterized protein LOC108813701, producing MAEDFARAVDDGLKLAKRIYFGQDRAVAAPRLTAPMERSSTPQAYLPSAPMVYAVIPDPGIVDNPDLPSYQPHVHGRCDPPALIPLQMNAIELHVDCYLDTALVTVTGSWRVHCVMGSKRCDCKIAIPIGDQGSILGVEVEIPRKSYTTQLITAQDGTELEKTAQPQSGGFLKPNIFTLTVPQVDGGTNLSIKMSWSQKLTYNDGQFFLDIPFNFPEYVTPAVKKISKREKIYLSVNAGTGTEVLCKGCSHPLKEKMRNAGKLRFSYEADVLKWSNTDFSFSYTVSSSNTVGGLFLQSAPVHDVDQRDIFSFYLFPGKQQGTKAFKREVVFVVDISKSMAGKPLEDVKNAISTALSKLSPEDSFNIITFSDDTSLFSTSMELVTSDSVERGIEWMNKNFVVADGTNMLPPLEKAVEMLSNTRGSVPMIFFLTDGSVEDERHICGVMKKRLANAGSVWPRIHTFGLGVFCNHYFLQMLANISRGQHESVYNTDHIEERLDKLLSRALSTVLLNITIEPLQTLEEVEVYPSNIPDLTCLSPLMVYGRYRGKFPENVKASGLLRDLSRFSVDLTVQSAKDMPLDKVFAKNVIDLLTAEAWFSEDNQLKEKITKLSIQTGVPSEYTRMIQLENTEEASKPINTAGKKKTEETNGEKQKVISRKIPLQNFGIGFGDTTATRENVPPGFGEQRAPDAAEKFVKAASSCCVSLCNKCCCMCCVQCCTKLNDQCVIVFTQLFTAIACIACFECCSHVCCGGDD from the exons ATGGCGGAGGATTTCGCAAGGGCGGTGGACGACGGGCTTAAACTAGCCAAACGGATATACTTCGGACAAGACCGAGCAGTCGCCGCGCCGAGGCTAACGGCGCCGATGGAGAGATCATCCACGCCGCAAGCTTACCTTCCTTCGGCGCCGATGGTTTACGCAGTTATACCCGACCCGGGAATCGTAGATAACCCGGACTTACCAAGCTACCAGCCTCACGTGCACGGCAGGTGCGACCCACCGGCTCTCATCCCTCTCCAGATGAACGCGATTGAGCTCCACGTCGATTGTTATCTCGACACAGCTCTAGTCACCGTCACGGGATCGTGGCGCGTCCACTGCGTTATGGGAAGCAAGAGATGTGATTGCAAAATCGCTATTCCTATAGGTGACCAG GGTTCAATTCTAGGTGTTGAGGTTGAGATTCCTAGAAAATCTTACACAACACAACTGATCACAGCACAAGATGGTACCGAACTGGAGAAAACGGCACAACCTCAAAGTGGTGGTTTCTTGAAACCAAACATATTCACACTTACAGTACCACAG GTTGATGGAGGCACCAACCTCTCTATCAAGATGTCTTGGTCCCAGAAGCTAACGTATAACGATGGACAGTTTTTTCTAGACATTCCATTTAACTTTCCTGAGTATGTGACTCCTGCGGTTAAGAAAATCTCCAAGAGAGAAAAGATTTACCTGAGTGTTAACGCCGGCACTGGCACAGAAGTTCTCTGCAAAGGATGCAGTCATCCACTTAAG GAAAAAATGAGGAACGCAGGGAAGTTAAGGTTTTCATATGAAGCAGATGTTTTGAAGTGGTCTAACACAGATTTTAGCTTTTCTTATACG GTCTCTTCAAGTAATACAGTTGGTGGACTTTTCCTTCAATCTGCGCCTGTTCATGATGTTGATCAGagagatatattttctttctatCTCTTCCCAGGAAAGCAGCAAGGAACTAAG GCATTCAAGCGAGAGGTAGTGTTTGTTGTTGATATAAGTAAAAGCATGGCTGGAAAACCTCTTGAGGATGTAAAGAATGCGATATCTACAGCTCTATCTAAGCTTAGTCCTGAAGATTCCTTCAATATCATCACTTTTAGTGATGATACTTCTCTGTTTTCGACATCAATGGAGTTGGTTACTTCGGATTCTGTTGAAAGAGGTATTGAGTGGATGAACAAGAACTTTGTTGTCGCAGATGGTACTAACATGCTCCCTCCCTTAGAGAAG GCTGTGGAAATGCTTTCGAATACTCGTGGCTCCGTTCCTATGATCTTCTTTTTAACAGATGGGTCTGTTGAAGATGAGAGACACATTTGTGGTGTGATGAAGAAACGTCTTGCTAATGCTGGATCAGTGTGGCCACGGATACACACTTTTGGGTTAG GTGTGTTCTGTAATCACTACTTCCTGCAAATGCTTGCTAATATATCCAGGGGACAGCATGAATCAGTTTATAATACAG atCACATTGAGGAACGGTTAGACAAGTTGCTTTCAAGGGCTTTGTCCACTGTTCTTTTGAATATAACAATTGAGCCCCTGCAGACTCTAGAGGAAGTTGAG GTGTACCCTTCAAACATTCCGGACCTGACTTGCTTAAGTCCATTAATGGTGTATGGGAGATACAGAGGAAAGTTCCCTGAGAATGTGAAAGCCAGTGGTCTGCTAAGAGATTTGAGCAGATTTTCTGTAGACTTGACTGTACAAAGTGCAAAAGATATGCCTCTTGATAAA GTGTTTGCAAAAAATGTGATTGACTTGCTTACTGCTGAGGCATGGTTCTCTGAAGACAACCAGCTAAAAGAAAAG attacTAAACTAAGTATCCAGACCGGTGTACCATCTGAGTATACTCGAATGATACAATTGGAGAACACAGAAGAAGCATCCAAACCCATCAACACTGCTGGAAAGAAAAAG ACAGAAGAAACCAACGGCGAGAAACAGAAGGTGATATCAAGAAAGATACCACTACAAAACTTTGGGATAGGCTTTGGAGATACAACAGCTACCAGAGAGAATGTTCCACCAGGATTTGGAGAGCAGAGAGCACCTGATGCTGCTGAGAAGTTCGTGAAGGCTGCCTCCAGCTGCTGTGTCTCCTTGTGTAACAAATGTTGCTGCATGTGTTGTGTCCAATGCTGCACTAAGCTCAATGATCAATGTGTCATTGTCTTCACACAGCTCTTCACAGCGATTGCTTGCATTGCCTGCTTTGAATGTTGCTCACATGTCTGCTGTGGTGGAGACGACTAa